Proteins encoded within one genomic window of Nitrospina gracilis 3/211:
- a CDS encoding LapA family protein, with translation MPAIKIVIFVLLALIISIFAVKNLDLVEVSFYDFGLNSVNVKVPLLIVILASLGLGFLLAWVEGVFAKMKLKATIHSKQKTIDSLNREIAELKSKSLPELTEKNDP, from the coding sequence ATGCCTGCGATCAAGATAGTCATTTTCGTTTTGCTGGCATTGATCATTTCCATTTTTGCTGTCAAAAATCTTGATCTGGTGGAAGTGAGCTTTTATGATTTCGGGCTCAACTCCGTCAATGTCAAAGTTCCTCTTCTGATTGTCATTCTCGCCTCTCTGGGACTGGGGTTTCTGCTGGCCTGGGTTGAAGGTGTTTTTGCCAAAATGAAACTCAAGGCCACTATTCACAGCAAGCAGAAAACCATTGATTCCCTGAACCGGGAAATCGCGGAATTGAAATCGAAATCTCTTCCGGAACTCACGGAAAAAAACGACCCCTGA
- a CDS encoding septation protein SpoVG family protein → MTITKTTIYPFEPGAPYNDLKAYAEVTLEGVLTIKGIQVYRKANGAMYIRLPSQLGKNGEYKDLVIAETPDFQKHLRDTIVAAFKEQMVEGI, encoded by the coding sequence ATGACCATCACCAAAACGACTATCTATCCGTTCGAACCCGGCGCGCCGTACAATGATTTAAAAGCCTACGCGGAGGTGACGTTGGAAGGCGTGCTGACCATAAAGGGTATTCAGGTTTACAGGAAAGCGAACGGCGCAATGTACATCCGCCTGCCCAGCCAGTTGGGAAAGAACGGCGAGTACAAGGACCTCGTCATCGCGGAAACCCCCGACTTCCAGAAACACCTCCGCGACACCATCGTCGCGGCGTTTAAGGAACAGATGGTGGAAGGGATTTAA
- a CDS encoding sulfurtransferase, whose amino-acid sequence MTIKEFRALPQNEVVLLDTRSTWRYLLGHIPGAQPTGDWQDYSVRRDGVPGFIDQDTATIARKLKAMGVDREKTLVLYGDPEDKWRTDGRFFWMLEFYGFTRTALLEGGVDSWENQGLPLERGPAPSPAASNLKAQDIQFNWDVYADQKWIADRLHSPNLALIDNREQNEYNGATPYGSSRGGHIPGAVHIDWREFYDARGRLKPLDTLESLLAKWKITKDKEVVVYCTGGVRSGMAYFVFRCLGYNVRNYDGSWWDWSRNPQLPVES is encoded by the coding sequence TTGACCATAAAAGAGTTTCGCGCCCTGCCTCAAAATGAAGTCGTGCTGCTCGACACCCGTTCCACCTGGCGCTATTTGCTGGGACACATTCCGGGTGCCCAGCCCACCGGCGACTGGCAGGATTATTCCGTTCGCCGGGACGGTGTCCCCGGCTTCATCGACCAGGATACTGCCACCATTGCCCGAAAACTGAAAGCCATGGGGGTGGACCGGGAGAAAACCCTTGTCCTATATGGTGATCCCGAAGACAAATGGCGCACCGACGGTCGCTTTTTCTGGATGCTGGAGTTTTACGGGTTCACCCGAACCGCACTGCTGGAAGGCGGCGTGGATTCATGGGAAAACCAAGGCTTGCCATTGGAACGCGGACCCGCCCCCTCCCCTGCAGCATCGAACCTGAAAGCCCAGGACATCCAGTTCAATTGGGACGTATACGCCGATCAGAAATGGATCGCCGACCGGCTCCACTCGCCGAATCTGGCTTTGATCGATAACCGCGAACAAAATGAATACAACGGGGCAACGCCCTACGGGTCGTCCCGCGGGGGACACATTCCGGGTGCGGTTCATATCGATTGGCGGGAGTTTTACGACGCACGGGGCCGGTTGAAGCCTTTGGATACTTTGGAATCCCTTTTGGCCAAATGGAAGATCACGAAGGACAAAGAGGTTGTGGTCTACTGCACCGGAGGGGTGCGCTCGGGAATGGCCTACTTTGTTTTCCGCTGCCTGGGCTACAATGTGCGCAATTACGATGGCTCGTGGTGGGACTGGAGCCGCAACCCCCAATTGCCGGTGGAGTCCTGA
- a CDS encoding phytanoyl-CoA dioxygenase family protein — translation MSKVLTPQQVADFKRDGYLSLPNPFSESVLDDLLDWTCEVQNWPETPGRHMMYFEDSLKDPGQRILQRVENLYPYHAGFRELFDSDGLKGAVGDLFGESAILFKDKINFKLPGGDGFKWHQDQQAGWWDYAEIFITALICIDPMTPENGPLQIAGGHHSKGLIGKQWEPLTDGQMEGMKFETLPLQPGDMVFFDSFAPHGSGPNLTDFPRRVLYVTYNKVSAGDHRERYYADKRKSFPPDCERDPNKEYKFRV, via the coding sequence ATGAGCAAGGTTTTGACTCCGCAACAGGTTGCGGACTTTAAACGGGATGGATACCTGTCCCTTCCGAACCCGTTTTCGGAATCGGTGCTCGACGACCTTCTTGACTGGACCTGCGAAGTTCAGAACTGGCCGGAAACACCAGGCCGGCACATGATGTACTTCGAGGACAGTCTCAAAGATCCGGGCCAGCGCATTCTGCAACGGGTCGAAAACCTGTATCCCTACCACGCCGGCTTTCGGGAGTTGTTCGACAGCGACGGGTTGAAAGGTGCGGTGGGAGATCTGTTTGGTGAATCCGCCATCCTGTTCAAGGACAAGATCAATTTCAAGCTACCCGGTGGAGACGGATTCAAATGGCACCAGGATCAACAGGCGGGCTGGTGGGATTATGCGGAAATTTTCATTACGGCGTTGATTTGTATCGACCCCATGACACCGGAGAACGGTCCGTTGCAGATTGCGGGCGGGCATCACTCTAAGGGGTTGATCGGGAAACAATGGGAACCGCTGACCGACGGACAGATGGAGGGGATGAAGTTTGAAACCCTGCCGCTTCAGCCCGGGGACATGGTGTTCTTTGATTCCTTCGCTCCGCACGGATCCGGGCCCAACCTGACTGACTTTCCCCGCCGGGTTCTTTACGTGACCTACAACAAGGTCTCCGCCGGAGACCACCGGGAAAGGTATTACGCGGACAAACGGAAAAGCTTCCCCCCCGACTGCGAGCGCGATCCCAACAAGGAATATAAATTCCGGGTTTAA
- a CDS encoding agmatine deiminase family protein — MAADSPTPTQSGFRMPAEWEPHAATWLTWPHNPETWPGLDLRPIEDVYLQMISALIEGETVHVLVKDPENRIYVEKRMKEHHVLGKDVQIHCLPTNDSWIRDYGPNFLIRENNGLRDVAANVWKFNSWGGKYEWELDDRAGLDITRRLGIPIFEPGLVLEGGAIEVNGRGTCLTTRRCLLDENRNAGMTQKEMERYLKEYLGASHVLWFEGDLEGDDTDGHIDNLVRFVNETTVVYAYDDSPEDPNHTCLTANHETLQTATDQDGKRLEAIPLPMPRRIEFGGDRLPASHANFYIGNRSVLLPVFGGSSDKKAQGILKDLFPDRKVVPIVCSQFVLGLGAIHCVTQQQPATKI; from the coding sequence ATGGCCGCTGATTCCCCCACTCCGACGCAGTCCGGTTTTCGCATGCCCGCGGAGTGGGAACCTCACGCCGCCACCTGGCTGACCTGGCCGCACAATCCGGAAACCTGGCCCGGACTCGACCTGCGCCCCATTGAAGACGTGTACCTGCAAATGATTTCGGCCCTTATCGAAGGCGAAACGGTGCACGTTCTCGTCAAGGACCCCGAAAACCGCATCTACGTAGAAAAACGGATGAAGGAACACCACGTTCTGGGCAAAGACGTGCAAATTCATTGCCTGCCCACAAACGATTCGTGGATCCGTGACTACGGTCCCAACTTTCTAATACGGGAGAACAACGGCCTGCGTGATGTCGCCGCCAATGTGTGGAAGTTCAACTCTTGGGGCGGCAAGTACGAATGGGAGCTCGACGACCGTGCCGGTTTGGACATCACACGCCGTCTCGGAATCCCCATATTCGAACCCGGGCTCGTATTGGAAGGCGGGGCCATTGAAGTCAATGGACGCGGTACCTGCCTCACCACCCGGCGTTGCCTGCTGGATGAAAACCGCAACGCGGGAATGACGCAGAAAGAAATGGAACGGTATTTAAAGGAATACCTCGGCGCGTCGCATGTGCTGTGGTTCGAAGGGGATCTGGAAGGCGACGACACCGACGGACACATCGACAACCTGGTGCGCTTCGTCAATGAAACCACCGTGGTCTATGCTTATGACGACAGTCCCGAAGACCCCAATCACACCTGCTTGACGGCAAATCACGAAACCCTTCAAACCGCAACTGATCAAGATGGAAAAAGGCTGGAAGCCATTCCCCTTCCCATGCCCCGACGAATTGAGTTTGGCGGCGACCGCCTTCCTGCCAGTCACGCCAATTTTTATATTGGCAACCGAAGTGTGCTGTTACCGGTTTTTGGAGGCTCAAGCGACAAGAAAGCCCAAGGAATTTTAAAAGACCTGTTTCCCGACCGAAAGGTGGTCCCGATCGTTTGCAGTCAGTTCGTGCTGGGACTGGGTGCGATCCACTGCGTCACACAACAGCAACCCGCCACCAAAATTTAA
- a CDS encoding carbon-nitrogen hydrolase produces the protein MSTNTKTEIVKVGLVQMACGQNPDDNLREAVQGIRRAAEKGAQIVCLQELYRSQYFCQVEDADRFRLAEPIPGPSTKALGPLAKELSIVLIVPLFEKRSAGLYHNSAIVFDTDGSVAGHYRKMHIPDDPGFYEKFYFAPGDNGFQAIDTRYGKIGVLICWDQWFPEGARLTALSGAQFLFYPTAIGFQDFDAEVAPKQANAWETIQKSHSIANGVFTVAVNRVGREHNIQFWGRSFVCDPLGEVLAQASDECPEVLVVDCDLALIEETRQGWPFLRDRRVDAYQNLTRLYLDSNGR, from the coding sequence ATGAGCACAAATACCAAGACAGAAATCGTCAAGGTCGGCCTTGTGCAGATGGCTTGCGGCCAGAATCCTGATGATAACCTCCGGGAGGCTGTCCAGGGCATCCGGAGGGCGGCCGAAAAAGGCGCGCAGATAGTCTGTTTGCAGGAGCTCTACCGCTCACAATACTTCTGCCAGGTAGAAGATGCCGACCGGTTTCGGCTGGCGGAACCCATTCCCGGTCCCTCCACCAAGGCACTGGGCCCGCTGGCCAAAGAGCTGTCGATTGTGCTCATCGTGCCGCTGTTCGAAAAACGCTCTGCCGGACTGTACCACAACAGCGCCATCGTGTTTGACACTGACGGTTCGGTGGCCGGGCATTACCGCAAAATGCACATACCGGACGACCCCGGCTTCTATGAAAAGTTTTATTTCGCTCCCGGTGACAACGGCTTTCAGGCTATCGACACCCGCTATGGGAAGATCGGCGTGCTCATTTGCTGGGACCAGTGGTTCCCTGAAGGCGCACGGCTGACGGCTCTGTCAGGAGCGCAGTTCCTGTTCTACCCCACCGCCATCGGTTTTCAGGACTTCGATGCCGAGGTCGCCCCCAAACAGGCCAACGCCTGGGAGACGATCCAGAAATCGCATTCCATCGCCAACGGCGTGTTCACGGTTGCGGTGAACCGTGTCGGCCGCGAACACAATATTCAGTTCTGGGGCCGATCGTTTGTGTGCGATCCGCTTGGCGAGGTCCTGGCCCAGGCTTCTGACGAATGCCCTGAAGTGCTGGTGGTGGACTGCGACCTCGCTCTCATTGAAGAAACCCGCCAGGGCTGGCCCTTTCTGCGGGACCGGCGGGTGGACGCCTACCAGAACTTGACCCGACTCTACCTCGATTCGAATGGCCGCTGA
- a CDS encoding sigma 54-interacting transcriptional regulator, producing the protein MSQNLNDLTTRLKGFQKENLSDILHVMAGGLKSAFQCDSVRVYLEDLYEGMLICHYVSNESHPDRHRITKYISPKESITSKSFYENAVVASWTHPGGVANFRNPYETLSGIQSTAVFPITYQMRPIGTINLDWNKEGEFLTQKQIEQITAFIADNSFVVERAKRFHQNISFSKYLDTARKKEGAWMMMRSAVNLIEKLTLASVLVPATEQNLKPRGAKTADIVEILAVYSKNIEHADIYNTRDQIHVLEGRHLINRIVKYKDKKGLVMNDPNQGSVYHANVMEEQFPRKEIASEINLVSLYQVPKYDKKTGRFICAVNYYTGEPYEFTPFEKTLLQEHASMVETIILEESPTHIEIQVLSEIEELLSDTDTSLQGFLDSILAKTSELIGADCGTIAILQVIDGKPWLLVEDENGDLIGAKSRGWKKNKILPLPVGGNDLPPDQKSMNGYCAHTARPVLVNDVNNHKHTQGFYKNLSPDIRSELAVPIIYQNQVLGVLNQDSFRLNYFTDEHKKILQIIASLISQKVNHLAQMEALRKDMTVLKHEIEYRDPNVSSYYLGNVIGRSKKIHTLVKQIDVVVDSICNRMLNWERSPQTEAFMGLPSLLITGETGAGKEFFFNNIYSRVSETFRQKKRPDFELPLRKTNIAAYSGELTYSELFGHKKGAFTSADSNRQGILEEANGGIVFLDEIGDIDPKTQVQLLRFLDTGVFVRLGENQPCYSRIFLIAATNKNLLKEIEAGRFREDLFHRLNALSFRIPSLNDRREDIPDLATHFLGRLYTTYKGGDQTGPPPMLAPDALEYLKHRSYRGNVRELKNILLRALMFNKSGVITRDHLSAGDQENMVETAAFDAAPVGRVTNLLEEIEAERGNFWTHIYEPFKTKQMTRDTVKTVIETAKTKYQTNLPGLAVKLGVCSDRFRTDSEESKKFMSFKNFLYKTVKISTN; encoded by the coding sequence ATGTCCCAGAATTTGAACGACCTTACCACCCGGCTCAAGGGGTTCCAGAAGGAAAACCTGTCCGACATCCTGCACGTGATGGCCGGAGGCCTGAAAAGCGCCTTTCAATGCGACTCGGTACGAGTGTACCTGGAAGACCTGTATGAGGGCATGCTGATCTGCCACTACGTCTCCAATGAAAGCCACCCGGACCGCCACCGCATCACCAAGTACATCTCGCCCAAGGAGTCGATCACTTCCAAATCGTTTTATGAAAACGCGGTGGTCGCATCGTGGACCCATCCGGGCGGCGTCGCCAACTTTCGCAATCCCTACGAGACGCTTTCCGGCATCCAGTCCACGGCGGTGTTCCCCATCACCTACCAGATGCGCCCCATCGGCACCATCAACCTCGACTGGAACAAGGAAGGTGAGTTTTTAACGCAGAAGCAGATCGAGCAGATAACTGCCTTCATCGCAGACAACAGTTTCGTTGTGGAACGCGCCAAGCGGTTTCACCAGAACATCTCGTTTTCCAAATACCTCGACACGGCGCGCAAAAAGGAAGGCGCGTGGATGATGATGCGTTCCGCTGTCAACCTGATCGAAAAACTCACGCTCGCCTCGGTGCTGGTGCCGGCGACGGAACAGAATTTAAAACCCCGCGGCGCGAAGACCGCGGACATCGTCGAAATTCTCGCGGTCTATTCCAAAAACATCGAGCACGCGGACATCTACAACACCCGCGACCAGATCCACGTGCTGGAGGGTCGCCACCTCATCAACCGCATCGTGAAATACAAGGATAAAAAAGGCCTGGTGATGAACGACCCCAACCAGGGTTCGGTGTATCACGCCAACGTGATGGAGGAGCAGTTCCCGCGCAAGGAGATCGCAAGCGAGATCAACCTGGTGTCGCTCTACCAGGTGCCGAAGTACGACAAGAAAACCGGGCGCTTCATCTGCGCGGTCAACTATTACACGGGGGAGCCGTACGAATTCACTCCGTTCGAGAAAACCCTTCTGCAGGAACACGCCTCGATGGTGGAGACCATCATCCTCGAGGAAAGCCCTACGCATATCGAAATCCAGGTGCTGAGCGAGATCGAAGAATTGCTGTCGGACACCGACACCTCCCTGCAGGGATTCCTCGACAGCATCCTCGCCAAAACCTCGGAACTGATCGGCGCGGACTGCGGCACCATCGCCATCCTGCAGGTGATTGACGGCAAACCGTGGTTGCTGGTCGAAGATGAAAACGGCGACCTGATCGGCGCGAAGTCGCGCGGCTGGAAGAAAAACAAAATCCTGCCGCTCCCCGTCGGCGGCAACGATCTACCGCCCGACCAGAAGTCGATGAACGGGTATTGCGCGCACACGGCGCGGCCGGTACTAGTCAACGATGTCAATAACCACAAACACACACAAGGGTTCTACAAAAACCTGTCGCCGGACATCCGCTCGGAGCTTGCGGTTCCGATCATTTACCAGAACCAGGTGCTGGGCGTGCTCAACCAGGACAGCTTCCGCCTCAACTACTTCACCGACGAACACAAAAAGATCCTGCAGATCATCGCCAGCCTCATCAGCCAGAAGGTGAATCACCTGGCACAGATGGAAGCGCTCCGCAAGGACATGACGGTGCTCAAACACGAAATCGAGTACCGCGACCCGAACGTGTCGTCGTACTACCTGGGCAACGTCATCGGACGAAGTAAAAAAATCCACACGCTGGTCAAACAGATCGACGTGGTGGTGGACTCCATCTGCAACCGCATGCTGAACTGGGAACGGTCGCCCCAGACGGAAGCTTTCATGGGACTGCCTTCTTTATTGATTACGGGGGAAACCGGCGCGGGCAAGGAATTTTTCTTCAACAACATTTATTCGCGCGTGTCGGAAACGTTCCGGCAGAAGAAGCGGCCCGACTTCGAACTGCCGCTCCGCAAAACCAACATCGCCGCCTACAGTGGCGAGCTGACCTACAGCGAACTGTTCGGCCACAAGAAAGGCGCGTTCACCAGCGCCGACTCCAACCGGCAGGGCATTCTGGAAGAAGCCAACGGCGGTATCGTGTTTCTGGACGAGATCGGCGACATCGATCCCAAAACACAGGTGCAGTTGCTGCGCTTTCTCGACACCGGCGTTTTCGTGCGCCTCGGCGAGAACCAGCCGTGCTATTCGCGCATCTTCCTCATCGCCGCAACCAACAAGAACCTGTTGAAGGAAATCGAAGCAGGACGTTTCCGCGAGGATCTGTTTCATCGTCTCAATGCGCTCAGCTTCCGGATTCCGTCGCTCAACGACCGGCGCGAAGACATTCCGGACCTGGCGACGCATTTCCTCGGCCGCCTGTACACGACGTATAAAGGAGGCGATCAGACCGGCCCGCCGCCGATGCTGGCTCCCGACGCGTTGGAATATTTGAAGCACCGCAGTTACCGCGGCAACGTGCGCGAGCTGAAAAACATTTTATTGCGCGCGCTGATGTTCAATAAAAGCGGCGTCATCACCCGCGATCATCTGTCTGCGGGCGATCAGGAGAACATGGTGGAGACGGCGGCGTTCGATGCCGCGCCGGTGGGACGGGTGACGAACCTGCTGGAGGAGATCGAAGCAGAACGCGGCAACTTCTGGACTCACATTTATGAGCCGTTCAAGACCAAGCAGATGACGCGGGACACGGTGAAGACGGTGATCGAAACGGCGAAGACCAAGTATCAGACCAACCTGCCGGGGCTGGCGGTGAAGCTGGGCGTGTGCAGTGACCGATTCCGCACCGACTCGGAAGAAAGCAAGAAGTTCATGAGCTTCAAAAATTTCTTGTACAAGACGGTGAAAATTTCCACGAATTGA
- the fliE gene encoding flagellar hook-basal body complex protein FliE, with translation MDDNTLKTNLKTVLGPGLNPAQGKGAPQKIDPNAPSFKETLSESIKQVDNLQKEADQAIEKLVSGESQNVHGAMLAVSKADIAFQMTMQVRNKMVEAYQEVMRMQV, from the coding sequence ATGGATGACAACACCCTCAAAACCAATCTGAAGACGGTTCTCGGTCCGGGGCTCAACCCGGCGCAGGGCAAGGGTGCGCCACAGAAGATCGATCCCAACGCGCCGTCATTCAAAGAAACGTTGTCCGAATCCATCAAACAGGTGGACAACCTGCAGAAGGAAGCCGACCAGGCGATCGAAAAGCTCGTGTCTGGGGAATCCCAGAACGTCCATGGTGCCATGCTGGCCGTCAGCAAGGCCGACATCGCATTCCAGATGACCATGCAGGTGCGCAACAAAATGGTGGAAGCCTACCAGGAAGTGATGCGCATGCAGGTCTGA
- the ahcY gene encoding adenosylhomocysteinase, which translates to MSSTVVDAENYKVKDLSLADWGRREIILAEKEMPGLMALREKYGKDKPLKGARIAGSLHMTIQTAVLIETLVELGAEIRWASCNIFSTQDHAAAAIAKAGIPVFAWKGETEEEYWWCTAQTLLFDEGPNMILDDGGDLTGYVHEKHPELLPNIKGISEETTTGVHKLYKMLKDGTLKSPAINVNDSVTKSKFDNLYGCRESLADGIKRATDIMVAGKVVVVAGYGDVGKGCAQSMRAYGARVLVTEIDPICALQAAMEGFEVTTMEDALPEADIYVTTTGCEDIIRIDHMEKMKDTAIVCNIGHFDCEIQVDELNNYKGIKKEEIKPQVDKYTFPDGHCIVLLAEGRLVNLGCATGHPSFVMSASFTNQVLAQIELYQKKYELGVYTLPKHLDEEVARLHLEKLGVKMTRLTQKQADYLGIPVEGPYKPDHYRY; encoded by the coding sequence ATGAGTTCCACAGTGGTTGACGCGGAAAACTATAAAGTAAAAGACCTCTCCCTGGCCGATTGGGGTCGGCGCGAAATCATTCTCGCCGAAAAAGAAATGCCGGGATTGATGGCCCTCCGCGAAAAATACGGCAAAGACAAACCCCTGAAAGGAGCTCGGATTGCAGGGTCCCTGCACATGACCATTCAGACGGCGGTTCTGATTGAAACGCTGGTCGAGCTGGGGGCTGAGATCCGCTGGGCCTCCTGTAATATTTTCTCCACGCAGGACCACGCCGCCGCGGCCATCGCCAAGGCCGGCATTCCCGTTTTCGCCTGGAAGGGGGAGACGGAGGAGGAATACTGGTGGTGTACCGCCCAGACCCTGCTGTTCGACGAAGGTCCCAACATGATCCTCGATGATGGCGGCGACCTGACGGGTTACGTTCACGAAAAACATCCGGAACTTCTGCCGAACATCAAGGGCATCTCCGAGGAGACGACGACGGGCGTTCACAAGCTCTACAAAATGCTTAAGGACGGCACGCTGAAATCGCCGGCCATCAATGTCAACGACTCCGTAACCAAATCCAAGTTCGACAACCTGTACGGCTGCCGCGAGTCCCTGGCTGACGGCATCAAACGCGCGACGGATATCATGGTCGCGGGCAAGGTGGTCGTCGTTGCGGGTTACGGCGATGTCGGCAAGGGCTGTGCGCAGTCCATGCGCGCCTACGGCGCCCGCGTGCTCGTCACGGAAATCGATCCCATCTGCGCCCTGCAGGCGGCGATGGAAGGTTTCGAAGTGACCACCATGGAAGACGCTCTGCCGGAAGCGGACATCTACGTCACCACCACCGGTTGTGAGGACATCATCCGCATCGACCACATGGAGAAGATGAAAGACACGGCCATCGTGTGCAACATCGGTCACTTCGATTGTGAAATCCAGGTGGACGAGTTGAACAACTACAAAGGCATCAAGAAGGAAGAGATCAAGCCGCAGGTGGACAAGTACACCTTCCCGGACGGACATTGCATTGTTCTTCTTGCCGAGGGCCGGCTGGTGAACCTGGGTTGCGCGACGGGGCATCCGTCCTTCGTCATGTCCGCATCCTTCACCAACCAGGTGCTGGCGCAGATCGAGCTGTACCAGAAAAAATACGAGCTGGGCGTGTACACCCTGCCCAAACATCTGGACGAGGAAGTGGCGCGTCTGCACCTCGAAAAGCTTGGGGTCAAAATGACCCGGCTGACGCAGAAGCAGGCGGACTACCTGGGCATCCCGGTAGAGGGTCCGTACAAGCCGGATCATTACCGCTACTGA
- a CDS encoding CarD family transcriptional regulator, which produces MPTTQSGWDELFHSLEEGAVASTVEGLTGASRAWFLVRMWKTLRRPLVIVTTDQNSGEALLGDLRFFLKYENLRPVPQFFPTWELLPYEPLSPLSEVSGERLDVLDKLGENKCPILVVPIEAAMQYVMPRRVLSNLTYPVRRGESVDRELLELCLVDNGFRRTKMVEEPGEFSSRGDILDLYLPSAVNPIRVEFFGDEVESIRHFDVTSQISVEEIDAFKVLPVREICLTQKECEEGIGRILDHAREQVVDRGKLNELLEKLRHLQTFSGIEFLSPFFYDQTESLFDHLPDDALLVLDERDALEEKADRYESLIHDEYARCLEREEVAPPPDKLYLDKDDLFQAMQSRRHVVLNSLKLTDDTVHAFDVKSIPGFQGRFDGFADAARDWQKERFEVTVVAPTKGHVRRVNELLLEKELDLPVMTGQISSGFELPESAHVFVAEHEIFGRTHKHRFRRKPKSASFQRGFKDLKVGDLLVHVDYGIGKYLGTRELKTSIGGGEFMEILYANDQKLYLPMDGLAYVQKYQGAGEDNPPLSQLGGAQWKRQKKR; this is translated from the coding sequence ATGCCCACGACCCAAAGTGGGTGGGACGAATTGTTCCATTCGCTGGAAGAGGGCGCGGTTGCGTCCACGGTCGAGGGCTTGACCGGGGCTTCGCGGGCCTGGTTTCTGGTTCGAATGTGGAAAACCCTTCGGCGTCCGCTGGTCATCGTAACCACCGACCAGAACAGCGGTGAAGCCCTGCTTGGCGACCTGCGATTTTTCCTGAAATATGAAAACCTGCGGCCTGTTCCGCAATTTTTCCCTACCTGGGAGTTGTTGCCCTACGAACCGCTATCTCCGCTTAGCGAGGTTTCGGGCGAACGACTGGATGTGCTCGACAAACTGGGAGAGAACAAATGCCCCATCCTCGTCGTGCCGATCGAGGCGGCGATGCAGTACGTCATGCCGCGGCGCGTGTTGAGCAACCTCACCTATCCGGTCAGGCGGGGCGAGTCGGTGGATCGCGAACTGCTGGAGCTGTGCCTTGTCGATAACGGTTTCCGGCGGACAAAGATGGTGGAAGAACCCGGCGAATTCAGTTCGCGTGGCGACATCCTGGACCTCTACCTGCCCTCGGCGGTGAACCCCATCCGTGTCGAGTTTTTTGGCGACGAGGTGGAATCGATCCGTCACTTTGACGTCACATCCCAGATCTCGGTGGAAGAGATTGACGCCTTCAAGGTTCTGCCTGTGCGCGAGATCTGTCTCACGCAAAAGGAGTGCGAAGAAGGGATCGGGCGCATCCTCGACCATGCCCGCGAGCAGGTAGTAGACCGTGGAAAACTGAACGAACTGCTGGAAAAACTGCGGCACCTGCAAACCTTCTCGGGCATTGAGTTTCTGTCTCCGTTTTTTTACGATCAGACGGAAAGCCTGTTTGATCATTTGCCGGACGATGCCCTGCTGGTGCTTGATGAGAGAGATGCATTGGAGGAAAAAGCGGATCGCTATGAATCGTTGATCCACGATGAGTATGCGCGTTGCCTGGAGCGGGAGGAAGTTGCTCCGCCACCGGACAAACTGTATCTCGATAAAGATGACTTGTTTCAAGCCATGCAGTCCCGCCGCCATGTTGTGTTGAATTCGCTAAAGCTTACGGACGATACGGTTCATGCATTTGACGTCAAGTCCATCCCCGGTTTTCAGGGACGGTTTGACGGATTCGCCGACGCCGCGCGCGACTGGCAGAAGGAGCGGTTTGAGGTTACCGTTGTCGCCCCCACCAAAGGACACGTCCGTCGTGTCAACGAACTCCTTCTGGAAAAGGAATTGGATCTTCCGGTTATGACGGGACAAATTAGCAGTGGCTTCGAACTGCCCGAAAGCGCGCATGTGTTTGTTGCTGAGCATGAAATCTTTGGTCGCACCCACAAGCATCGCTTCCGGCGTAAGCCCAAATCCGCCAGTTTTCAGCGGGGCTTTAAAGATCTCAAGGTGGGTGATCTTCTGGTGCACGTCGATTACGGAATTGGCAAGTATCTCGGCACGCGTGAACTGAAAACCAGCATTGGAGGCGGAGAGTTCATGGAAATTCTCTACGCCAATGATCAGAAACTGTACCTGCCGATGGACGGCCTTGCATACGTACAGAAGTACCAGGGTGCAGGCGAGGACAATCCGCCACTCAGCCAGCTCGGCGGGGCTCAGTGGAAACGGCAGAAAAAAAGGTAA
- the flgB gene encoding flagellar basal body rod protein FlgB has product MLIDRLLFSDHVPLLMSKSLDFQSQRQLLVSSNISNMDTPGYKAKDIDFKSALQDALGSSGGLNLKKTQSGHMGPDMDTLRRLQPQVHEEPDAARSNGNNVNVDKEMTKLAETQIAYSATVQLMSKRGSIIRSAIRENTQA; this is encoded by the coding sequence ATGCTGATCGACCGCTTATTGTTTTCAGACCATGTGCCGCTACTGATGAGTAAGTCGCTGGATTTCCAGTCCCAGCGGCAACTGCTCGTGTCCAGTAATATCAGCAACATGGACACCCCCGGCTACAAAGCCAAGGACATTGATTTCAAAAGCGCTTTGCAGGATGCACTGGGTTCTTCCGGCGGGCTCAACCTGAAAAAGACACAGTCCGGCCACATGGGTCCGGATATGGATACCCTGCGTCGGCTCCAGCCGCAGGTGCACGAGGAACCGGACGCGGCCCGTTCTAATGGCAATAACGTCAATGTGGACAAGGAAATGACCAAGCTGGCGGAAACCCAGATTGCGTATTCTGCCACGGTGCAATTGATGAGCAAACGCGGCTCCATCATCCGTTCCGCCATCCGCGAAAACACGCAGGCCTGA